In one Alphaproteobacteria bacterium genomic region, the following are encoded:
- a CDS encoding ABC transporter permease translates to MSKILATIAQRLGLGVLTLFVVSLVIAGMLELLPGDFCETILGQSATEETVNACRRENGFDQPFVIRYVDWLSGFATLDMGQSLANKRDIAELISVRLSNTLFLAGFTAAIAVPLALFLGVLAALYRYSLYDRFVNVFTLTSISFPEFFVAYILVLLLSVMTVGPNPIGPDGPWFPAMASVNEDTSFGERLYLVFLPALTLTLVVVAHMMRMTRAAIINLLASPYIEMARLKGIKNSRIIVSHALPNALAPIINVIAINLAYLIVGVVVVEVVFNYPGLGKIFVDHVKFRDVPVVQASAMIFAATYILLNLTADILSIVTNPRLMHPR, encoded by the coding sequence ATGTCTAAGATCTTGGCGACAATCGCCCAGAGGCTCGGCCTTGGGGTTTTGACGCTATTCGTCGTGTCATTGGTGATCGCGGGCATGCTGGAATTGCTGCCGGGCGATTTCTGCGAAACCATTCTGGGGCAGTCGGCGACGGAGGAAACCGTCAATGCGTGCCGCAGGGAGAACGGCTTCGATCAGCCTTTCGTGATTCGCTATGTCGACTGGCTCAGCGGCTTTGCGACATTGGATATGGGGCAGTCGCTCGCCAACAAGCGCGACATCGCGGAACTGATTTCCGTTCGGCTGTCCAATACCCTGTTCCTGGCCGGGTTTACGGCCGCGATCGCGGTACCTCTGGCGCTGTTTCTCGGTGTCCTGGCGGCGCTCTATCGCTACAGCCTCTATGACCGGTTCGTGAATGTCTTCACGTTAACGTCGATCTCCTTCCCGGAGTTCTTCGTCGCCTACATCCTGGTGCTGCTGCTGTCGGTGATGACGGTCGGGCCCAACCCGATCGGCCCTGACGGCCCGTGGTTCCCGGCCATGGCCTCGGTAAACGAGGATACGAGCTTTGGTGAGCGACTGTATCTGGTCTTCCTGCCGGCGTTGACCCTGACCCTCGTGGTCGTGGCGCATATGATGCGGATGACGCGGGCGGCGATCATCAACCTGCTGGCCAGCCCGTACATCGAAATGGCGCGACTGAAGGGGATCAAGAACTCCCGCATCATCGTCAGTCACGCATTGCCCAACGCGCTGGCCCCGATCATCAACGTCATCGCGATCAACCTTGCCTACCTCATTGTCGGCGTCGTGGTGGTGGAAGTCGTCTTTAACTATCCGGGCCTGGGCAAGATCTTCGTGGACCATGTGAAGTTCCGTGACGTGCCGGTCGTTCAGGCCAGCGCGATGATCTTCGCCGCGACATACATCCTGTTGAATCTGACTGCGGATATTCTGTCCATCGTGACGAATCCGCGTCTGATGCATCCGCGCTGA